A window of Paenibacillus phoenicis genomic DNA:
TGAGCAGTTTGGCCTCGCTACATATCTGGATTCGATTATCCGCGATGTTGAGGATCAGTTCGGTTATCGCTTCCCGAGCCGTACGAAGCTGATCGGGCGCATCCGCAACCGTGAGTTCATCATCCAAAGAGTAGGGGAAGGACAAGCGGACATCCGGCCAATTGTTGACATGTATTTTAGCCGGGCGGCCCAGAAGCTGGTCGATCTGATCCGCAAGCGGTGGAAGAAATACCCCGATATCGAATGCTTCTACGTGCTTGGCGGCGGCGCGGCAGCGCTGAAATCGTACCTGATCGAAGCGGCTGGCCCGATGCGTTTGCGGTTTGAAGAGAATAGCGAGATTCTGAACGTGCAGGGTTACTTGAAGCTGGCCAAGAACAAGGCAGGGCAACAACCTAACCCGGCGTAAAACTCCTAGTCATTGTCCCGGCGGTGTGTGTACCGCCGGATTTTTTTTGGTTTTGAAGCTCCTGGAACCGGTGATATTCTTTAAATTTAATCCTTCAGGTATAATAAGGAAAAACCGAAGGAGGCTGGGAGCCGTGAGCTACTAAAATACCTTTATTCGCGTGTCGGCTGATTGCCCCGTGGACCGCGGGATCGTCCCGGTGTCGACGAGAGCTGCGAAACCAGCCCATCTCATCCATCTCATTCAATATGAGCTGCCAGCTGGTTTGGATATACACAAGAGTCCTGATGGAGGGATCACAATGGGGAAAATGTTTGATTCGTTGTTGCCGGAGCATGAAGCGTTTTATTCGCCGGCAGCATCTCTTTTTTGTGGTCTCAGCACCGCTAAGTGCCGAGGGGCATGTTAATCTGTCGCCCAGAGGGGAAGATGCGCTTCGGATTCTGTTGCCTAACGAGGTTGCTTACTTGGATTTGACAGGCAGCGCGAACGAAACGGCAGCCCGTCAGCCTGGACGGCTTGCCGTCGTCGTTCGCTGAGTAGAGCAATATAGGAGAGATGAAACATGATGGAGGAAATTCAAGGGGAATTGTACACGGTGGAGACGATGCAGGCGGATTTGAGGGCTCTAGGCGTGAAGGAAGGAGTTACGCTGCTCGTCCATTCCTCGTTTAAAGCGTTAGGAAAGTGGGTGTGCGGCGGTCCTGCGGCGGTCGTCCTTGCTTTGGAGGCGGCGCTGGGCGAGCAAGGCACCTTGGTGATGCCAACCCATTCGAGCGACCTTGGGGATCCGGCCCGCTGGCAGAATCCGCCGGTGCCTCAGGCGTGGTGGGATACGATTCGCGAGCAGATGCCGGCCTACGATCCTGACCTGACCCCGCTATGGTATATGGGCGTCATCCCAGACACGTTTCGCCGGCAGAAGGGCACGATTCGCAGCGGTCATCCGCAGGTGTCGTTTGCAGCCAGAGGCCGAGAGGCCCTGAAGATCACGGCAGATCACGGCTTGGAGTTCGGGCTGGGTGAGCGCTCGCCGCTCGCGCGGATTTACGAGCTGCGCGGAGAGGTTTTGCTGCTTGGAGTAGGGCACGAGAACAATACGTCGATCCATTTGGCGGAGTGCCGGGCGAACTATCCAGGGAAGCAGACCTACACGGCCAAGGCGCCGTTGCTGGTGAATGGGGAAAGACGTTGGGTAGAGTTTACCGAGCTGGAGTACGATTCAGAGGATTTTGAGCGGCTGGGCGCCGACTTTGCGCGGGACACCGGGTTGGTGAAGCAGGGACAAGTAGCCGGGGCCACCGCGCTGCTGATGCCCCAACGGGAATTGGTAGATTATGCGGTAGGATGGTTGGAGCGCCACCGGGTTTCATAGGATACCGGATTGTGTTCCAGTTCCCATTTTATTGGTATAGCTGCCCACCTCTGCTGAAGAAGTGGTTTGACGATGTCCTGACTTTCGGCTTTCGTTGCTTACAGTGTCAAACATGCGAGTGAGGCGGATCTGGCACATGAAGCAGAAAAGGATGTGGAATTTATCCGGTCGCCAAGAGCCGTACTCGTCCATTGATTCTAAAATAAAGGGACAGCCTCGTAGAGCTTGGAAGCTCTCTCGGGACTGTCCCTATTGTATTGCTCGATGATGATGTTCCGCTGGATTCTGCGGTTAACGTGATGCATCCTCGTCGAATCCGTACTCGACCTCAAGGTCCCAACCAAGCATCCCGCCCAGAAAATTGTGAACCCGTTCAAAGCCCTGCGCCTGCAAGTAACGAGCTACCTCGTAGCTGCGTGAACCGCTGCGGCACACAAACACATATTCCTGCTTCGGATCGAGCTCATCCAGCCGGTCCGGAATTTCACCCATTGGGATTAATGGAATCCCGGGAATATGACCGGCTTCGTATTCAAACGGCTCGCGCACGTCGATTACGATCGTTTCGTTGGCGGGATCCTGAAGCAAGGCGTGCAGTTCGTCCTTATCGATATGGGAGATGCCTCCGATCATTTGGGGCATGGTATCAGTCCTCTTTTCCATAGAGTAGGATAGTAGATTACTTCTTTCGTTTAACCTTCGGCGCCTGTCGGCTCGTTAAAAATCCCCATGCTCAAGTATCTCTCCCCGGTATCCGGTGCGATGCATAATACGCGTTTGCCAGGGCCTAACCGTCTGGCTAATTGGATCCCCGCCCACACCGAAGCTCCGGACGACGGCCCAACTAAGATGCCCTCGCGAGCGGCCAAGCGCCGCGTCGTCTCCAGTGCATCTTCATCGCTGACTTGGACGATCTCGTCATAGATGGCGGTATTCAGCACCGGCGGGATAAACCCGGGGCTGGTTCCCACCAGCTTGTGCGGCCCCGGCTCTCCGCCGGACAGCACTGGCGAGCCTTGCGGCTCAACAACGGTGATATGGAGGTTTGGGATCTTACTTCGCAAATATTCCCCGGTCCCGGTAATCGTGCCGCCCGTGCCAGCCGTTGCGACAAACCCGTCGAGCCGGCCTTCCATTTGCTGCACGATCTCCGGCCCGGTGGTAAGCCGGTGAATTTCCGGATTCGCAGGGTTCTGGAACTGCTGCGGCATAAAGCTGCCGGGGATTTGGGCCAGCAGTTCTTTGGCTTTGGCGATCGCACCGGGCATCCGCTGCGCTGCAGGCGTCAACACGACTTCAGCTCCGTAAGCCTGCAGCAGGCGAATCCGTTCCTTCGTCATGTTGTCCGGCATGACCAGAATGATCCGATACCCTTTGGCTGCGGCGTTCATAGCCAGCCCAATGCCTGTATTCCCGCTGGTCGGCTCGATGATCGTGGCGCCGGGAGTGAGCAGACCTGCTTGTTCGGCCGTCCTGAGCATGTGGGCAGCCGCCCGGTCCTTGACGCTTCCGCTTGGATTGGCAAACTCCAGCTTGACGTATACGTCCGCATCCTGCGGTGAGACGAGCCGGTTTAATTTGACGACCGGAGTCTCGCCGATCAAGTCGGTGACGTTACGGACCGTTTTACGATTCATGGCGGTGTGGCCCCTCTCTCTTAAATTTAAAGTTATTTTATTATTCTACTCGGGAACCTCTTATGGTTTCAAGCAAGCGCCCCTTGGAGAGCAGAATAAAGCCGGGCAACCCAACGCGTGGGGCCCGGCAGAATAGGATCGAGCTGGATTTTCAGACCTTTGCGTTACCAAGTGGATAAAGCGGTCCGTTTCCAGGTGTCTTTCGCAACGCAGACGTAAATATAGTTTTCATCCCAGGCGATATCTCCGGGGTTCCCTGGAGCCTTGGAGGAAGCCGGCGTGCGGGACTCGCGGATACGGATGCTGTCCCCCTCGATGTCCAGGGCGCTTTGCGGATCCTCTGTGCCGATACCAACTTGGCCGTTCTCGCGTTTGACCGTAAGCGCGCTGTCGATCGCTTCTCCTTTATCCGAATAACGGATCAGGTTAAAATCCGCTCCGGCGTTGTTGCCGCTGAGCTCAGCGCTGTTGGCGCGCAGGCTCCAGAGCGGAGCCGTGGCATTATCCTTGCCGGTGACGGCGAATTGTACATCCCGATTACCTTCGCCGGCTACCCGCAAAATGCCGTCCATGACGTTGAAGTTGGACGAATGGGTGCGAATCTCTGCGACGTCAGTATCGTAAGGGATTTCCAGGCGGGTAAACAGCTGATCCTTATATTCCCCAGTCGGCGACATCGTGGTTTCGATCGAAATATGCTTATGATCATGTTGTTCCGGATTGTTCGCTTTATCATGCGAGATAATCGCCGTTTTGTCTTTGCCTTGCTCATCGGCCCAAGCGATTGCCGGTTTGGCGCGGTCTCCTGTCCATTGCAGACGGATCAGGTCGGACAGATGGCCTTCACTTTCGATCCATTGCTTATTCGTTGACAGATGGAGCCGTTCGTTTTCCGGAAGGGCCAGACCTCCGCCAGGCAGCTTGGATTCCGTAAAAGGGGAAGTCGTGGAAGAAGCGCCTTTGGATGTGCCAAGCATTTGGCATCCTCCCACAAAGATGAGGCTGACGCCCAGTGCGGCGATTGAAGCGCATTTGACAAATTTCATTCCATTCTCTCCTTTTCGGTGAATATTTGACGGCGAATGTGTTTTTTCGGCCGCAACTCTACTAGAGATCATAAAGATTTTAAAATACGCAGGGCAATAGGCATTTCGAATGGTTTCAAGAGGCGCAGCTGAGAGATCATCACGAAATGGAAGAAAAATGGGAAGGAAGCATCAGAAGCTTGGGATGGTTGTGAAGCAAAACATCAGCTTGGAGAAAGTTGAGGAGATAGACCTAAGACGAAAGTTTTGTCAAGTTGTGGACAAGCTTATCCACAACTTGTTAGCTATCTTTGTGAAAAAAGGATGAAAGCTTGGTGTACCAGTGAATTGAGCAGGTTTCAGAAAATGATTTGTTGTGTTTTCAGAAAACTGTGGATATTGTGAATAATTTAGTGGATAAAACTAGCATGCGACAAAAAACGACGATATCCCCGCGAAAAAACGGCCCAGCGGGCCGTCTTGAAGTTTTGTTGATTCTGCATAATGGGGATAAAGTTGTGAATAACTTGAACGAGAAAAAATGAACAATTGTTTAAAAAATTGTGACCTTACCCCTCGGCCAGCGCTTCCCATTCTTCATAGGCGGAGGAGAGCTGTTCTTTCCTACGGTCGATCCCGTCTTGCCGTTCTTGAACCGCCGTATAATCCTGATACACCTCGGGGAGGGCCAGTTCGTTTTCGAGCTCGGCGATTTCTTCCTCCAGCTTGGAGATCAGCGCCTCCAGCTGCTCGATGCGGCGTTGGCGGTTTCGCTCCTCCCGTTTGGCCTGCTTATCGGCTTCATAGGAAGCGGCGCCGGACTTGGCGGCAGGTGCCTCCGGCTCGGCTTGTTTTTGAGCGGAATTTACGGATGCTTTCGCGGTCCCGGCGTTCGTCTGATCGGCGGCGAGTTCGGCAAGCTCCTGTTTTTTTGCCAAATAATCATCATAATTACCCAGGAAATGTTCTGCACCGTTCGGATGCAGTTCGACAATCCGCTCGGCCATCTTGTTCAGGAAGTAACGGTCATGGGAAATGAACAGCAGCGTCCCGTCGTATTCGATTAATGCGGACTCCAGCACTTCCTTACTGAATAGGTCCAAATGGTTGGTCGGTTCGTCCAGGATCAGCACGTTGGCCTTTAACAGCATCAGCTTGGCCAGCGCAACCCGAGCTTTCTCACCGCCGCTTAACGCCGCTACCTTCTTGAGCACGTCGTCGCCGCTGAACAGGAAATTGCCCAGTACGCTGCGAATCCGGGCTTCTTCGATGTGGGGAAATGCGCCCCACACTTCCTCCAGCACGGTGTTGGCCGGGTTCAGATGCGTTTGCTCTTGGTCGTAATAACCGATCTTGACCTTAGCTCCCCAGGTGATGGTCCCATCCGTTGGCTGCAACTCGCCGGTCAGGATTTTCAGTAAAGTCGACTTCCCGATCCCGTTAGGTCCGATCAAGGCAACCGTTTCACCGCGGTACAGGTCGAAGTTAACGTTTTGGAATAACGGTTTGGATTTGTCCGCAAACGCGTAGGACAGGCCGTTGACGTGCAGCACTTCCTTGCCGGTCATCACTTCGGCCTCGAAGGAGAAGCTTGCGCGTTTCGGATCGCCGAGCGGTCGGTCCAGGATTTCCATCTTCTCCAACGCTTTGCGCCGGCTTTGCGCCCGCTTCGTTGTGGAAGCCCGAACGATGTTCTTCTGAATAAATGCCTCCATCCGGGCGATTTCATCCTGCTGTTTCTCATATTGCTTCAGCTGGCTTTCGTATTCCGCCGCCTTCAACTCGATATACCGGCTGTAGTTGCCCGTGTAGCGGCGCGATTGATGGCGTTCAATCTCTACGATAGCCGTGACAAGCCGGTCTAAGAAATAGCGGTCATGCGAAACGACCAGCAGGGCGCCGGAATAATTGCGCAAATAATCCTCGAGCCAGGTTAACGTTTCGATATCGAGATGGTTGGTTGGTTCGTCCAGCATTAGCAGGTCAGGAGCTTGGAGCAAAATCCGGGCAAGAGCGAGCCGGGTCTTCTGCCCGCCGCTTAACGTTGCGATAGGGGTGTCCGGCGCAAAATCGCCAAATCCCATGCCGTGCAGCACCATCCGGATGCGGGTTTCCATTTCATAGCCGCCGTGGTCTTTGAACCAATCGGATTTCAGCGCATAGCGGTCGAGCAATTCCTGGTGCGCTTTCTCATCCCGGGCCAGTTCCGGATCGGCAATCTGCTCCTCCATCCGGCGCAGCTCGCGTTCCGTTTCGATCAGCGGGGCGAACACGGCCAGCATCTCTTCCCAGATGGTGCGGTCCGATTGCAATCCGCTGTTTTGCGCCAAGTACCCGATCGTTGTCTCTTTGGCTTTGAAAATTTGTCCTCCGTCATAAGAGAGTTCGCCCGCCAAAATTTGCAGAAACGTCGATTTGCCCGCGCCGTTGACGCCTACGAGACCGATCCGGTCCCGTTCGAGCACCTGCAGATTAATGCCTTCCAGCACGGGGGTCACGCCGTACAATTTCGTAATGTTCGAAGCTTGAAGCAGCATAACGGTTTCGATCCTCCAAAAAAAGATTTGCAGTCTGTGCATGATAAATAGAACAGATTCGGTGAAACACGTACCTTCAGTGTACATGAAACCAACGCGAAATGCATCGCTGATTGCTTGAAAGTTCAGCTTTTGCAAAGTGGATGCTTTAGTTTTCATTTTGATATAACAATGATACACTAAGGAAGAGATCAGCCGGGTTCGTCCAAGCCTCTTGAACGAGGGCCGGCTAACGTGAGCCGGGAACGGAAAGGGAGGTTACACATGGAGCCAGCGGATGCCAAAAAGGAGCTGCGCCAGCAAATGCTGGCGGTTCGCGCTCAAATCCCGGACGCTTCCCGGTCAGAACAATCACTGGCTGCCAGCCGGATCGCGGAGCTGGAGGTGCTAAAGCCCTTGCGGGCACGGCGCGGCGGGAAGCTGAACGTGTTCTGCTATGTTTCTTTCCGGTACGAGCCGGATACTCGGCCTTTACTGGCCAGCTGCCAGGCCCAAGGGGACCGGTTGCTTGTGCCGAAGATTGGTGCACAGCGGAGCCTAACCTTGCATGAGTTGACGGGGATGGCTGACTTAGTACCTGGCACCTGGGGAATTCCGGAGCCGGCAG
This region includes:
- a CDS encoding aminoglycoside N(3)-acetyltransferase, encoding MEEIQGELYTVETMQADLRALGVKEGVTLLVHSSFKALGKWVCGGPAAVVLALEAALGEQGTLVMPTHSSDLGDPARWQNPPVPQAWWDTIREQMPAYDPDLTPLWYMGVIPDTFRRQKGTIRSGHPQVSFAARGREALKITADHGLEFGLGERSPLARIYELRGEVLLLGVGHENNTSIHLAECRANYPGKQTYTAKAPLLVNGERRWVEFTELEYDSEDFERLGADFARDTGLVKQGQVAGATALLMPQRELVDYAVGWLERHRVS
- the cysK gene encoding cysteine synthase A — its product is MNRKTVRNVTDLIGETPVVKLNRLVSPQDADVYVKLEFANPSGSVKDRAAAHMLRTAEQAGLLTPGATIIEPTSGNTGIGLAMNAAAKGYRIILVMPDNMTKERIRLLQAYGAEVVLTPAAQRMPGAIAKAKELLAQIPGSFMPQQFQNPANPEIHRLTTGPEIVQQMEGRLDGFVATAGTGGTITGTGEYLRSKIPNLHITVVEPQGSPVLSGGEPGPHKLVGTSPGFIPPVLNTAIYDEIVQVSDEDALETTRRLAAREGILVGPSSGASVWAGIQLARRLGPGKRVLCIAPDTGERYLSMGIFNEPTGAEG
- a CDS encoding 5-formyltetrahydrofolate cyclo-ligase; protein product: MEPADAKKELRQQMLAVRAQIPDASRSEQSLAASRIAELEVLKPLRARRGGKLNVFCYVSFRYEPDTRPLLASCQAQGDRLLVPKIGAQRSLTLHELTGMADLVPGTWGIPEPAAHTAIWPPERYPEIDVIVVPGLAFDPKGGRIGFGGGYYDRLIDELSRRSGGLSQVVLGALALEELILPEAIPMESHDFRLDLLFTAKGTIYMKESSDKLGKLGIRARHDAF
- a CDS encoding rhodanese-like domain-containing protein → MPQMIGGISHIDKDELHALLQDPANETIVIDVREPFEYEAGHIPGIPLIPMGEIPDRLDELDPKQEYVFVCRSGSRSYEVARYLQAQGFERVHNFLGGMLGWDLEVEYGFDEDASR
- a CDS encoding ABC-F family ATP-binding cassette domain-containing protein, with translation MLLQASNITKLYGVTPVLEGINLQVLERDRIGLVGVNGAGKSTFLQILAGELSYDGGQIFKAKETTIGYLAQNSGLQSDRTIWEEMLAVFAPLIETERELRRMEEQIADPELARDEKAHQELLDRYALKSDWFKDHGGYEMETRIRMVLHGMGFGDFAPDTPIATLSGGQKTRLALARILLQAPDLLMLDEPTNHLDIETLTWLEDYLRNYSGALLVVSHDRYFLDRLVTAIVEIERHQSRRYTGNYSRYIELKAAEYESQLKQYEKQQDEIARMEAFIQKNIVRASTTKRAQSRRKALEKMEILDRPLGDPKRASFSFEAEVMTGKEVLHVNGLSYAFADKSKPLFQNVNFDLYRGETVALIGPNGIGKSTLLKILTGELQPTDGTITWGAKVKIGYYDQEQTHLNPANTVLEEVWGAFPHIEEARIRSVLGNFLFSGDDVLKKVAALSGGEKARVALAKLMLLKANVLILDEPTNHLDLFSKEVLESALIEYDGTLLFISHDRYFLNKMAERIVELHPNGAEHFLGNYDDYLAKKQELAELAADQTNAGTAKASVNSAQKQAEPEAPAAKSGAASYEADKQAKREERNRQRRIEQLEALISKLEEEIAELENELALPEVYQDYTAVQERQDGIDRRKEQLSSAYEEWEALAEG